The genome window ATAGCCCGGGAGGCTCCTCCAGCCCCGAGAACCATGATTTTTTTCCCCTCGGGATTGCATTGCCCGTCCTCTCTCAGGGCCTTTAAAAATCCTTTCCCATCCGTATTCTCACCAATCAACTTGTTCCCTTCTCTTCTGACTGTATTCACAGCACCGATGAGTTCTGCATCGGGAGAGATCTCATCCAGATATTTCATGATCTCAATTTTATGGGGAATCGTTAAATTGATGCCTTTCATATTCATAGCCCTCAATCCCGCGACAGCTCCTTCCAGGTCTTCAGGCAGTACTTCAATGGTCAGGTAGCGCCAGTCCAGATCCATGTCTTTAAAGGCGGCTTCTACCATGACAATGGTCGGATTTTCCGCAACAGGATGCCCAAAGACTCCGACCAGTTCTGATTTGTATTGTGTATTCATTTGTCGTCCTTTATCATTACAGGATGGGTTCTCATATGTTTAGAATATCATTGATAAGACTTGAACTGTCCAAGAATCACGCAAAAAAGGAAAAAATATGAATTTCAACTATCTAGGTAATACGGGTATACAGGTTTCATCACTCTGTTTCGGCACCATGTCATTCGGCGGAGATGCAGACGAAGAGACGTCTCTAGAGATGTATAAGCTCTGCCGGAACAAGGGTATCAATTTTTTCGACTGTGCCAATGTCTATCAAAAAGGTCTGTCAGAAGAGATTCTTGGAAAATGCATCAAGGGCCACAGAAATGAAATAGTCCTGACATCCAAGGTCAATGGGCCCATGTCCGATAATATCAATGACAAGGGTAATTCCAGGAGAAACCTGAGGCTCTCTCTGGAGGCCTCCCTCAAACGTCTGGGTACGGACTACCTGGACTTTTATTTCCTCCATCGTTTTGATGATAATACAGTCCTGGAGGAAACCCTTGAGACAATGGATCAGTTTGTCCGGGAAGGGAAAATCCTTTATCCCGCAGTCAGCAATTTTGCCGCCTGGCAGGTTATGAAAGCACAGGGCGTGTCTATGGCTCGTGGATTAAGTTCGATTCAGTGCATACAGCCCATGTACAATCTTCTCAAGAGACAGGCAGAGGTGGAACTGCTTCCCATGGCTCAATCCGAATCCATGGGAGTGATCTGTTACAGCCCTATGGCAGGCGGGCTGCTCAGCGGCAAATACAGAACCAAAGAAAATACAGGAAGATTCAGCAG of Oceanispirochaeta sp. contains these proteins:
- a CDS encoding shikimate dehydrogenase, which produces MNTQYKSELVGVFGHPVAENPTIVMVEAAFKDMDLDWRYLTIEVLPEDLEGAVAGLRAMNMKGINLTIPHKIEIMKYLDEISPDAELIGAVNTVRREGNKLIGENTDGKGFLKALREDGQCNPEGKKIMVLGAGGASRA
- a CDS encoding aldo/keto reductase — encoded protein: MNFNYLGNTGIQVSSLCFGTMSFGGDADEETSLEMYKLCRNKGINFFDCANVYQKGLSEEILGKCIKGHRNEIVLTSKVNGPMSDNINDKGNSRRNLRLSLEASLKRLGTDYLDFYFLHRFDDNTVLEETLETMDQFVREGKILYPAVSNFAAWQVMKAQGVSMARGLSSIQCIQPMYNLLKRQAEVELLPMAQSESMGVICYSPMAGGLLSGKYRTKENTGRFSSNKAYQSRYRAPSNPKIVENYMQLAEELGYHPVSLDIAWTGGHPAVTAPIIGARNSFQLETALGAADINMTDELRQRISELSPTPPPATDRSEV